A single genomic interval of Amycolatopsis albispora harbors:
- the pstB gene encoding phosphate ABC transporter ATP-binding protein PstB, with translation MAKRIDVKDVDIYYGKFHAVDSVTLSVPPRNVTAFIGPSGCGKSTVLRTLNRMHEVIPGARVEGQVLLDGEDIYASSVDPVQVRRTIGMVFQRPNPFPTMSIRDNVVAGLKLAGTKSKKQLDEVAERALRGANLWNEVKDRLNKPGGGLSGGQQQRLCIARAIAVQPDVLLMDEPCSALDPISTLAIEDLIAELKKEFTIVIVTHNMQQAARVSDQTAFFNLAGVGRPGQLVELNDTEKIFSNPDQKATEDYISGRFG, from the coding sequence ATGGCCAAGCGCATCGATGTCAAGGATGTGGACATCTACTACGGCAAGTTCCACGCGGTGGACAGCGTGACGCTGTCGGTGCCGCCGCGGAACGTGACGGCGTTCATCGGGCCGTCCGGCTGCGGGAAGTCGACCGTGCTGCGGACGCTGAACCGCATGCACGAGGTGATCCCCGGGGCCAGGGTCGAGGGCCAGGTGCTGCTGGACGGCGAGGACATCTACGCCAGTTCGGTGGACCCGGTGCAGGTCCGGCGCACCATCGGCATGGTGTTCCAGCGGCCGAACCCGTTCCCGACCATGTCGATCAGGGACAACGTGGTGGCCGGGCTGAAGCTGGCCGGCACGAAGAGCAAGAAGCAGCTGGACGAGGTGGCCGAGCGGGCGCTGCGCGGGGCGAACCTGTGGAACGAGGTCAAGGACCGGCTGAACAAGCCGGGCGGTGGCCTCTCGGGTGGTCAGCAGCAGCGGCTGTGCATCGCGCGGGCGATCGCCGTGCAGCCGGACGTGCTGCTGATGGACGAGCCGTGCTCGGCGCTGGACCCCATCTCCACGCTGGCGATCGAGGACCTGATCGCCGAGCTGAAGAAGGAGTTCACCATCGTCATCGTCACGCACAACATGCAGCAGGCGGCGCGCGTGTCGGACCAGACCGCGTTCTTCAACCTGGCCGGCGTCGGCAGGCCGGGGCAGCTGGTGGAGCTGAACGACACCGAGAAGATCTTCTCGAACCCGGACCAGAAGGCCACCGAGGACTACATCTCGGGCCGCTTCGGCTGA
- a CDS encoding EamA family transporter produces the protein MVSAYIGGAGEPLPRPGLLALAGRTLGAVPPTLQVLIGIVSVQVGAAFAKQLFAVTGPAGTVTLRLFFAAVVLLLLWRPALRMGRRALPVVLGYGLVLAAMNIFFYQAIARIPLGIAVTIEFLGPLGVALAGSRRWRDALWALLAAGGVILLSETRGDISLVGMALALAAGVCWGAYILLGAALGSRTSEGNGLALAMAFGALVAMPTGIIETGTGLLDPWVLFIGLMVALLSSVIPYSLELEALRKIPPRVFGVLMSLEPAVAAIAGLLLLGEALHLPQWLAICCVVAASIGATRTAKPEI, from the coding sequence ATGGTCAGTGCGTACATCGGCGGTGCGGGAGAACCGCTGCCCAGGCCCGGTTTGCTCGCGCTCGCCGGGCGCACGCTCGGCGCGGTGCCGCCGACGCTCCAGGTGCTCATCGGCATCGTGAGCGTGCAGGTCGGGGCCGCTTTCGCGAAGCAGCTGTTCGCGGTCACGGGCCCGGCGGGCACGGTGACGCTGCGCCTGTTCTTCGCGGCCGTGGTGCTGTTGCTGCTGTGGCGCCCGGCGCTGCGGATGGGCCGTCGTGCCCTGCCGGTGGTGCTGGGTTACGGGCTGGTGCTGGCCGCCATGAACATCTTCTTCTACCAGGCGATCGCCCGGATCCCGCTGGGCATCGCGGTGACCATCGAGTTCCTGGGCCCACTGGGCGTGGCGCTGGCCGGCTCCCGCCGCTGGCGGGACGCGCTGTGGGCGCTGCTCGCCGCGGGCGGCGTGATCCTGCTGTCCGAGACGCGCGGGGACATCTCCCTGGTCGGCATGGCCCTGGCCCTGGCCGCGGGCGTCTGCTGGGGCGCGTACATCCTGCTCGGCGCGGCCCTGGGGAGCCGGACCAGTGAAGGCAACGGACTGGCGCTGGCGATGGCGTTCGGTGCCCTGGTCGCCATGCCCACCGGCATCATCGAGACGGGGACCGGCCTGCTCGACCCGTGGGTCTTGTTCATCGGGCTGATGGTGGCGCTGCTGTCGTCGGTGATCCCGTACTCGCTGGAGCTGGAAGCGCTGCGGAAGATCCCGCCGCGGGTGTTCGGCGTGCTGATGAGCCTGGAACCCGCGGTCGCCGCCATCGCCGGCCTCCTGCTCCTGGGAGAGGCGCTCCACCTGCCCCAATGGCTGGCCATCTGCTGCGTCGTCGCCGCCTCCATCGGCGCCACCCGCACCGCCAAACCAGAAATCTAA
- a CDS encoding helix-turn-helix domain-containing protein, with translation MSGSAVDPDFDRPFREALGERLRQLRRARRLSRDQLCALLHNDMSIGTLGSYESGARRLTVSRLVELCEALGTTAHEVLAAVHRDLRPSGPRIRVRLKVITQANDPALRPLQAWAIARAATLPPGPDPEIELDEAVLRQAATLCGMTVAEVLHRLREQLE, from the coding sequence ATGAGCGGCAGCGCCGTGGACCCGGACTTCGACCGGCCGTTCCGGGAGGCACTCGGCGAGCGGCTGCGCCAGCTCAGACGGGCGCGGCGGCTGAGTCGCGACCAGCTGTGCGCGCTGCTGCACAACGACATGTCGATCGGCACGCTCGGCAGCTACGAGTCCGGCGCCCGGCGGCTGACGGTGTCGCGGCTGGTGGAGCTGTGCGAAGCGCTCGGCACCACCGCGCACGAGGTGCTCGCGGCCGTCCATCGCGACCTCCGGCCGTCCGGCCCGCGCATCCGCGTGCGGCTCAAGGTGATCACCCAGGCAAACGATCCGGCGCTGAGACCGCTCCAGGCCTGGGCGATCGCGAGAGCCGCCACGCTGCCGCCGGGCCCGGACCCGGAGATCGAATTGGACGAAGCCGTGCTGCGGCAGGCCGCCACGCTGTGCGGCATGACCGTGGCCGAGGTGCTGCACCGCCTCCGGGAACAGCTCGAATGA